One region of Actinomycetota bacterium genomic DNA includes:
- a CDS encoding DUF72 domain-containing protein has product MIKIGCCGFPVKKQRYFEHFDVIEIQRTFYNLPKIETVLKWRDEAPNGFEFTMKAWQLITHSPKSPTYKKAGLQVSEECREKYGFFRPTGEVFEAWRRTREIGRTFGARIIIFQSPASFKPTTENIENLKDFFKTIDRHDFLMVWEPRGKWDDQDIIVLCRELNLIHCVDPFEGEPLHGEINYFRLHGGPGYRHKYSKEELLWLKEKCSGHKVTYCMFNNIAMFDDALRFKELLAV; this is encoded by the coding sequence ATGATAAAGATCGGCTGCTGCGGTTTTCCCGTTAAAAAACAAAGGTATTTCGAGCACTTTGATGTGATAGAAATCCAAAGGACCTTCTATAATTTACCGAAAATTGAGACCGTTTTAAAATGGCGGGATGAAGCTCCAAATGGTTTTGAATTCACCATGAAAGCTTGGCAGTTAATAACGCATTCTCCGAAGAGCCCCACCTATAAAAAAGCTGGCCTACAAGTATCCGAAGAATGCAGGGAAAAATATGGTTTTTTTAGACCTACGGGGGAAGTTTTTGAAGCTTGGAGAAGGACAAGGGAGATAGGAAGGACCTTCGGTGCAAGAATCATCATCTTCCAGAGTCCAGCGAGCTTCAAGCCCACGACCGAAAATATCGAAAATCTAAAGGATTTCTTCAAAACCATCGACCGCCATGATTTCCTGATGGTTTGGGAACCCCGCGGGAAATGGGATGACCAGGATATCATCGTCCTTTGCCGCGAATTGAATTTGATCCACTGTGTGGATCCCTTTGAAGGAGAGCCCCTCCATGGAGAAATAAATTACTTTCGACTCCACGGAGGCCCCGGTTACAGACATAAGTATTCTAAAGAAGAGCTTCTGTGGCTAAAGGAAAAGTGCAGTGGGCACAAGGTGACCTATTGTATGTTCAACAATATCGCCATGTTCGACGATGCTTTAAGGTTTAAGGAATTATTGGCTGTTTAA
- a CDS encoding Lrp/AsnC ligand binding domain-containing protein, with protein MVNAYVLINAEAGKAGNVVREVSRIAGVKSTHAVTGPYDAIAFVEVADFNALGELVVARIQKVEGVNRTLSCIVVELS; from the coding sequence ATGGTCAATGCTTATGTCCTCATAAATGCCGAAGCCGGTAAGGCTGGAAATGTGGTTAGAGAAGTATCGAGAATTGCAGGTGTAAAATCCACTCATGCCGTCACCGGTCCTTATGATGCCATTGCCTTCGTTGAAGTAGCGGATTTCAACGCTTTAGGGGAATTGGTTGTAGCAAGAATTCAAAAAGTGGAGGGAGTTAACCGTACTCTCTCGTGCATCGTCGTAGAACTAAGCTAA